A region from the Kribbella shirazensis genome encodes:
- a CDS encoding sugar ABC transporter permease, with protein MTIVDLPARAHPDEQQIAASNDQLKRRRRREYGLFALLVAPNLLVIAVFAYWPIIYNAFLSLTDWNMIAARPTFVGLANYGRTLTDPGFHKTLWITVVFTGLIVIGSLVIGLALAFLFNLPLKGRGAVRTIAFAPHILSGAAVATIWAFIFDPGYGLMRALIEPFGAEPPDWMNNSDWALPGLVIVYLWKNVGFAALIYLAGLQGLPKELDEAAAIDGASTWTRFRSIKLPLLAPITFFLLITTVIGTFQAFDVIAVMTGGGPGDATTTLSWSIYNEGFQAFNAGRAATLSIIMFVILLLVTTVQARVMERRVHYR; from the coding sequence GTGACGATCGTGGACCTGCCGGCCCGGGCCCATCCGGACGAGCAACAAATTGCTGCCAGCAACGACCAGCTGAAACGCCGCCGGCGGCGTGAGTACGGGCTGTTCGCGCTGCTGGTTGCGCCGAACCTGCTGGTGATCGCGGTCTTCGCGTACTGGCCGATCATCTACAACGCCTTCCTCAGCCTGACCGACTGGAACATGATCGCCGCCCGTCCGACGTTCGTGGGCCTGGCCAACTACGGCCGGACGCTGACCGACCCCGGGTTCCACAAGACGCTGTGGATCACGGTCGTGTTCACCGGGCTGATCGTGATCGGCAGCCTGGTGATCGGGCTGGCGCTGGCCTTCCTGTTCAACCTGCCGCTGAAGGGCCGCGGTGCGGTGCGGACGATCGCGTTCGCGCCGCACATCCTGTCCGGCGCGGCGGTCGCGACCATCTGGGCGTTCATCTTCGACCCCGGGTACGGCCTGATGCGGGCGCTGATCGAACCGTTCGGCGCCGAACCACCGGACTGGATGAACAACTCCGACTGGGCGCTGCCCGGCCTGGTCATCGTCTACCTGTGGAAGAACGTCGGGTTCGCCGCGCTGATCTACCTGGCCGGCCTGCAGGGCCTGCCGAAGGAGCTCGACGAGGCGGCTGCGATCGACGGCGCGTCGACCTGGACGCGGTTCCGGTCGATCAAGCTGCCGTTGCTCGCCCCGATCACCTTCTTCCTGCTGATCACCACGGTGATCGGCACGTTCCAGGCGTTCGACGTGATCGCGGTGATGACCGGTGGTGGCCCTGGTGACGCCACCACCACGCTGAGCTGGTCGATCTACAACGAAGGTTTCCAGGCGTTCAACGCGGGCCGCGCGGCGACGCTGTCGATCATCATGTTCGTCATCTTGCTGCTGGTCACGACCGTGCAGGCCCGGGTGATGGAGAGGCGGGTGCACTACCGATGA
- a CDS encoding histidine phosphatase family protein produces MRTTIVLARHGRTAWHHGNRYTGSTDLPIDEVGVRQAQQLKEWADGYAPDALWASPMLRARQTITPAAEALGLTPTLDARLREVDFGAAEGKMLSELPPAVAKAFELDPVRDHLPDGEDPVEAADRVREVFDEIGQRHQGQKVLVVAHNTLIRLLVCRVLGLRLNDYRRLLPALGPAALVRFRWQDGTVGLEAYNVPPLRLETLG; encoded by the coding sequence ATGAGGACCACGATCGTGCTGGCCCGTCATGGGCGGACCGCCTGGCACCACGGCAACCGGTACACCGGTTCCACCGACCTTCCGATCGACGAGGTCGGCGTACGGCAGGCGCAACAGCTGAAGGAATGGGCCGATGGCTACGCGCCGGACGCGTTGTGGGCGTCGCCGATGCTGCGCGCGCGGCAGACGATCACCCCGGCCGCGGAAGCGCTCGGCCTGACGCCGACGCTGGACGCAAGGCTGCGCGAGGTCGACTTCGGTGCCGCCGAGGGGAAGATGCTGAGCGAACTGCCGCCCGCGGTGGCGAAGGCGTTCGAGCTCGACCCGGTCCGGGACCATCTCCCCGACGGCGAGGATCCCGTCGAGGCGGCCGACCGGGTGCGCGAGGTGTTCGACGAGATCGGTCAGCGGCATCAGGGGCAGAAGGTCCTGGTCGTCGCCCACAACACGCTCATCCGGCTGCTCGTGTGCAGGGTGCTCGGCCTGCGGCTGAACGACTACCGCAGACTGCTACCTGCGCTCGGTCCCGCGGCGCTGGTGCGATTCCGGTGGCAGGACGGCACAGTGGGTCTCGAGGCGTACAACGTTCCTCCTCTGCGTTTGGAGACCCTGGGATGA
- a CDS encoding family 43 glycosylhydrolase, which produces MRFFRAALITMAAVLLTGVLASTAPAAEPQEMAVTSQTFRNPVNPSADPSLMFYNGKYYVATTRGDRIGIWSSTSLATLLVQPEQVVWRDSDPSRNTQMWAPAFRHVGNRWYIYYTASDGVDANHRMYVLESAGDDPLGPYTFKAKIADFGEYAIDGEPITVNGQQYFVWTGPGRGQGGPAQLYIVRMSNPWTATGGRVAIPADGGCTEVREGPTPLYGATRTFLTYSTCDTGKPDYQLWMKSIANGADPMVASNWVQHPGPIFSRNDTTGVWGPGHHSFFKSPDGTQDWIAYHGKNTSTYTYSFRTTRAQKIDWNADGTPNLGSPLAAGATQNLPSGDPGSSNYWINDTDAAVTYTGAWSSGSGCGNQCFWGNDHWSWEPNATATITFTGSRAALLSVADKGNGIAAISVDGGPEQRIDYYSSIRVGEQLMYVTPTLPAGQHTLRVRVTGDKNPASTSAVISLDRIEVY; this is translated from the coding sequence ATGAGGTTCTTCCGTGCCGCCCTGATCACGATGGCCGCCGTACTGCTCACCGGCGTACTGGCGTCGACCGCCCCAGCAGCCGAGCCGCAGGAGATGGCAGTGACGTCCCAGACGTTCCGCAACCCGGTGAATCCGTCGGCCGATCCGTCGCTGATGTTCTACAACGGCAAGTACTACGTCGCGACCACCCGCGGCGACCGGATCGGGATCTGGTCGTCGACCAGCCTGGCGACGCTGCTCGTGCAACCGGAACAGGTGGTGTGGCGGGACTCCGACCCGAGCCGCAACACGCAGATGTGGGCACCCGCGTTCCGGCACGTCGGAAACCGTTGGTACATCTACTACACGGCCTCCGACGGTGTGGACGCCAACCACCGGATGTACGTCCTCGAGTCGGCCGGCGACGACCCGCTCGGGCCGTACACGTTCAAGGCGAAGATCGCGGACTTCGGCGAGTACGCGATCGACGGCGAGCCGATCACGGTCAACGGGCAGCAGTACTTCGTCTGGACCGGCCCGGGCCGCGGTCAGGGCGGACCGGCGCAGCTGTACATCGTCCGGATGAGCAACCCGTGGACGGCGACCGGCGGCCGCGTCGCGATCCCGGCGGACGGCGGTTGCACCGAGGTCCGTGAGGGGCCGACCCCGCTGTACGGCGCGACGCGCACGTTCCTGACCTACTCGACCTGCGACACCGGCAAGCCGGACTACCAGCTGTGGATGAAGAGCATCGCGAACGGCGCCGACCCGATGGTCGCGTCGAACTGGGTGCAGCACCCCGGCCCGATCTTCTCCCGCAACGACACGACCGGTGTGTGGGGTCCGGGGCACCACTCGTTCTTCAAGTCACCCGACGGGACGCAGGACTGGATCGCGTACCACGGCAAGAACACCAGCACCTACACGTACTCGTTCCGCACGACACGTGCACAGAAGATCGACTGGAACGCGGACGGTACGCCGAACCTCGGCAGCCCGCTCGCGGCCGGCGCCACGCAGAACCTGCCGTCGGGTGACCCGGGCTCGTCGAACTACTGGATCAACGACACCGACGCCGCGGTCACCTACACCGGCGCGTGGAGCTCTGGCTCCGGCTGCGGCAACCAGTGCTTCTGGGGCAACGACCACTGGAGCTGGGAGCCCAACGCGACCGCGACCATCACCTTCACCGGCAGCCGCGCGGCATTGCTGAGCGTGGCCGACAAGGGCAACGGGATCGCCGCCATCTCGGTCGACGGCGGCCCCGAACAACGCATCGACTACTACAGCTCGATCCGCGTGGGCGAGCAACTGATGTACGTCACCCCGACCTTGCCTGCCGGCCAGCACACCCTGCGTGTGCGCGTAACCGGCGACAAGAACCCAGCCTCCACCAGCGCGGTGATCA
- a CDS encoding excalibur calcium-binding domain-containing protein: protein MATFNSPPGWPAPPTTDWRPPPGWQPDPSWPAPPPGWAFWLNPRGRRARGPYGRYGAEPPVKLVAAWAAGAIAFLVIVGAIGESNTPTAVSSAPAAEVTAPGPTTTVTVPGPAVTVQQTVPGPTATVTQAPLPARTVTVPAPRSSTTTTRTTAPVPLVRKTATAAPKQTSAPETTVYYANCTAVRAAGKAPLHRGDPGYGGHLDRDDDGVACE, encoded by the coding sequence ATGGCAACTTTCAACTCACCGCCGGGCTGGCCGGCACCACCGACAACCGACTGGCGTCCACCGCCCGGATGGCAACCGGACCCGTCCTGGCCGGCTCCACCACCCGGCTGGGCGTTCTGGCTGAACCCGCGTGGGCGGCGGGCGCGCGGGCCGTACGGGCGTTACGGCGCCGAGCCGCCCGTGAAACTGGTGGCCGCATGGGCCGCCGGCGCGATCGCGTTCCTCGTGATCGTGGGGGCGATCGGCGAGAGCAACACACCGACGGCCGTGTCATCGGCCCCGGCCGCGGAGGTCACGGCGCCCGGACCGACGACAACCGTGACCGTTCCCGGCCCGGCCGTCACGGTGCAGCAGACCGTTCCAGGTCCGACGGCAACGGTGACGCAGGCCCCGTTGCCTGCGCGCACGGTGACCGTCCCGGCGCCGCGGAGCAGCACCACAACCACTCGGACCACAGCGCCGGTGCCACTGGTGCGGAAGACCGCAACCGCAGCGCCGAAGCAGACGAGCGCTCCGGAGACCACCGTGTACTACGCCAACTGCACAGCCGTCCGCGCCGCGGGGAAGGCGCCGTTGCACCGCGGTGATCCCGGGTACGGCGGGCACCTCGACCGTGACGACGACGGTGTGGCCTGCGAGTAG
- a CDS encoding FGGY-family carbohydrate kinase, translating into MGWIGLDLGTQSVRAVLADAKGRVLSRATRPLSSHRDGVRHEQNPQSWLTAVDAVLADVGAAELEGIAICSTSGTFLLTDRSGRPVTTALMYDDARAAARRDQIVDADPDRWATSMQPTWALPKILDLDLTDRRVVHSADFVAAHLVGHPVATDTSHALKTGYDLVAESWPAAAFDKLGLPLAAFPEVVRPGAELGRTPQGVPVYAGMTDGCAAQIAAGALTPGAWNSVLGTTLVLKGVSDDLITDPTGAVYSHRHPDGGWLPGGASSTGAGLLTELLPNADLDALDHAARALGPVDAVTYPLTKTGERFPFVAPQAERFTLGDTPDDLHAYAAVLQGVAFIERLAFEHLEALGADPVRSVSLTGGATRSGYWNQLRADVLGVPVELPAVPDPAYGMAVLAASGGADLTGTAQRMVRVDRVLEPGDRPLDDLYGAFVAELDRRGYRG; encoded by the coding sequence GTGGGCTGGATCGGGCTCGACCTCGGCACGCAAAGTGTGCGGGCCGTGCTGGCCGATGCCAAGGGGCGCGTGCTGTCCCGTGCAACGCGCCCGCTCAGCAGCCACCGTGACGGCGTACGGCACGAGCAGAACCCGCAGTCCTGGCTGACCGCCGTCGACGCCGTCCTCGCCGACGTCGGAGCCGCCGAGCTCGAGGGCATCGCGATCTGCTCGACCTCCGGCACCTTCCTGCTGACCGACCGGTCCGGCCGCCCCGTCACCACGGCCTTGATGTACGACGACGCGCGCGCGGCCGCCCGTCGCGACCAGATCGTGGACGCCGATCCGGATCGCTGGGCGACGAGCATGCAACCCACCTGGGCACTCCCGAAGATCCTCGATCTCGACCTCACCGATCGGCGGGTCGTCCACAGCGCCGACTTCGTCGCGGCCCACCTCGTCGGCCACCCGGTCGCGACCGACACCAGCCACGCGCTCAAGACGGGCTACGACCTGGTCGCCGAATCCTGGCCGGCCGCGGCCTTCGACAAACTCGGCCTGCCGCTCGCCGCGTTCCCCGAGGTCGTCCGCCCCGGCGCCGAGCTCGGCCGCACGCCGCAGGGCGTCCCCGTCTACGCCGGGATGACCGACGGCTGCGCCGCGCAGATCGCCGCCGGCGCCCTCACTCCCGGCGCGTGGAACTCGGTCCTCGGTACGACGCTCGTCCTGAAAGGTGTCAGCGACGACCTCATCACTGATCCCACCGGCGCCGTCTACAGCCATCGCCACCCCGACGGCGGCTGGCTGCCGGGCGGCGCGTCCAGCACCGGCGCCGGCCTACTCACCGAGCTGCTGCCGAACGCCGACCTCGACGCTCTCGATCACGCGGCCCGCGCGCTGGGCCCGGTCGACGCGGTGACCTATCCGCTCACCAAGACCGGCGAGCGATTCCCGTTCGTCGCTCCGCAGGCCGAGCGCTTCACCCTCGGGGACACCCCTGACGACCTGCACGCGTACGCCGCCGTGCTCCAAGGCGTTGCCTTCATCGAGCGGCTCGCGTTCGAGCACCTGGAGGCGCTCGGCGCCGACCCGGTCCGATCCGTGTCGCTCACCGGCGGGGCGACCCGCAGCGGCTACTGGAACCAGCTCCGCGCCGACGTTCTCGGCGTGCCGGTAGAGCTTCCGGCCGTGCCGGATCCGGCGTACGGCATGGCGGTGCTCGCCGCCTCCGGTGGGGCCGACCTCACCGGTACGGCGCAGCGGATGGTCCGCGTGGATCGCGTGCTCGAGCCGGGCGACCGGCCGCTCGACGACCTGTACGGCGCTTTCGTCGCCGAACTCGACCGACGGGGGTACCGCGGATGA
- a CDS encoding carbohydrate ABC transporter permease — MKARAIQYVVLIGVAAVFLGPLYWLLSTAFKQPAQIYQWPPAWWPDLTWENFSLAWKAAPFDRFFLNSTIITVAGTALKVINAVLTAYAFAYLRFPFKKILFFAVLGAMMVPGHVTLLPNYLTVATLGWINTYAGLIIPGIGSAFATFLMRQHFLTLPTEVTDAAAVDGAGHLRTLWRVVLPMSRPMLITVVVITAVEEWNNFVWPLIVTNTASMRTLPVGLLILKDEEGLAAWGTIMAGTLLVLAPMLLIFLIAQRYIVGGITAGALKG, encoded by the coding sequence ATGAAGGCACGCGCGATCCAGTACGTCGTACTGATCGGTGTGGCGGCCGTGTTCCTCGGACCGCTGTACTGGTTGCTGTCCACGGCGTTCAAGCAGCCGGCGCAGATCTACCAGTGGCCGCCGGCCTGGTGGCCGGACCTCACCTGGGAGAACTTCAGCCTGGCGTGGAAGGCCGCGCCGTTCGACCGGTTCTTCCTGAACTCCACGATCATCACGGTGGCGGGTACGGCGCTGAAGGTGATCAACGCGGTACTGACGGCGTACGCCTTCGCCTACCTGCGCTTTCCGTTCAAGAAGATCCTGTTCTTCGCGGTGCTCGGCGCGATGATGGTGCCCGGTCACGTGACCCTGCTGCCGAACTACCTGACGGTGGCGACGCTCGGCTGGATCAACACGTACGCCGGCCTGATCATCCCGGGGATCGGGTCCGCGTTCGCGACCTTCCTGATGCGGCAGCACTTCCTGACGCTGCCGACGGAGGTGACCGACGCGGCCGCGGTCGACGGCGCCGGGCACCTGCGCACCCTGTGGCGCGTCGTCCTGCCGATGTCGCGGCCGATGCTGATCACCGTCGTGGTGATCACCGCGGTCGAGGAGTGGAACAACTTCGTCTGGCCGCTGATCGTCACCAACACGGCGTCGATGCGGACGCTGCCGGTCGGGCTGCTGATCCTGAAGGACGAGGAGGGACTCGCGGCCTGGGGCACGATCATGGCCGGCACGCTGCTGGTGCTCGCGCCGATGCTGCTGATCTTCCTGATCGCCCAGCGCTACATCGTCGGTGGGATCACGGCCGGAGCTCTGAAGGGATGA
- a CDS encoding 2-hydroxyacid dehydrogenase, producing MRTVKTLLAGDHFVRNELLASALSTVPDVAFEFREVTLPWPLTPYGRVAEVDEASDAEDQLIEALAGVELAVTQMGPFTERVLDAAPDLRYLVVCRGGPVNVNVAAAARRGIAVASTPGRNAVAAAEHAIALMMGALRNLPRLQRTLEQGEWRSDLYAYDECGVEVDGSTVGLIGYGAIGQRVARVLLAFGAQVVVADPYVDEAPDGIELVELDELLRRSDVVSLHARLTEQTRGMIGAAQLAMMPRGAVLVNTARGGLLDYEATVDALESGQLGAAAFDVFPAEPLPADSRLLTAPNIVMTPHLAGATRQTAHRAGTIAAEAVAAFLTGKDPAGLVSA from the coding sequence ATGAGAACCGTCAAGACGCTGCTCGCAGGCGACCACTTCGTGCGCAACGAACTGCTCGCCTCGGCACTGTCCACCGTCCCGGACGTCGCGTTCGAGTTTCGTGAGGTCACGCTGCCCTGGCCGTTGACGCCGTACGGCCGGGTCGCCGAGGTCGACGAGGCGAGCGACGCGGAGGACCAGCTGATCGAAGCGCTGGCGGGGGTCGAGCTCGCGGTCACCCAGATGGGCCCGTTCACCGAACGGGTCCTGGATGCCGCGCCGGACCTGCGCTACCTGGTCGTGTGCCGCGGCGGACCGGTGAACGTGAACGTCGCCGCGGCGGCCCGACGGGGGATCGCCGTGGCGTCGACACCCGGGCGTAACGCGGTCGCGGCCGCCGAGCACGCGATCGCGCTGATGATGGGTGCCCTGCGCAACCTTCCGCGGCTGCAACGGACGCTGGAGCAGGGCGAGTGGCGCTCCGATCTCTACGCGTACGACGAGTGCGGCGTCGAGGTCGACGGGTCGACGGTGGGGCTGATCGGGTACGGCGCGATCGGCCAGCGGGTCGCCCGGGTACTGCTGGCCTTCGGCGCGCAGGTCGTGGTCGCCGATCCGTACGTCGACGAGGCCCCGGACGGCATCGAACTGGTGGAACTCGACGAGTTGCTGCGACGGTCGGACGTGGTGAGCCTGCATGCCCGGCTGACCGAGCAGACCCGCGGCATGATCGGTGCCGCACAGCTGGCGATGATGCCGCGCGGCGCCGTACTGGTGAACACCGCTCGTGGCGGGTTACTCGACTACGAAGCAACCGTGGACGCCTTGGAGTCGGGGCAGCTGGGAGCGGCGGCGTTCGACGTCTTCCCGGCCGAACCGCTGCCGGCGGATTCGCGGCTGCTCACGGCCCCGAACATCGTGATGACGCCCCACCTGGCCGGCGCCACCCGCCAGACCGCACACCGAGCCGGCACGATCGCCGCCGAGGCGGTCGCTGCCTTCCTCACCGGAAAGGACCCGGCGGGACTGGTTTCGGCGTAG
- a CDS encoding DeoR/GlpR family DNA-binding transcription regulator, with amino-acid sequence MTTDVDGDTTELSRPARRQAEIAAYVVKHGSVSANDLVEAFGVSVMTVHRDLDELERQGVVRKYRGGVSAQPTSVFESNVAYRLNTAHAEKAAIARHARAMIEPGMSVMLDDSTSALALVDLFEDITPLTVATNFLPAITKLAQLRDITLLALGGIYSATHDSFGGMPCAEAVEALHTDLLFCSVSAVSSTHAFHQEEEIVLVKRAMLRSARTKVLLVDHAKLQRTALHRLAPLTDFDVVIVDEKTPKNLIDPLRDHGATVEVAEL; translated from the coding sequence ATGACAACGGATGTCGACGGCGACACCACCGAACTGAGCCGGCCCGCGCGCCGCCAGGCCGAGATCGCGGCGTACGTCGTGAAACACGGCTCGGTCTCGGCGAACGACCTGGTCGAGGCGTTCGGCGTGAGCGTGATGACGGTGCACCGCGACCTGGACGAGCTCGAGCGGCAGGGCGTGGTGCGCAAGTACCGCGGCGGTGTCAGCGCGCAGCCGACCAGCGTGTTCGAGAGCAACGTCGCGTACCGGCTGAACACCGCGCACGCGGAGAAGGCCGCGATCGCCCGGCATGCGCGGGCGATGATCGAGCCGGGGATGTCGGTGATGCTCGACGACTCGACCAGTGCGCTGGCCCTGGTCGACCTGTTCGAGGACATCACACCGTTGACCGTGGCAACGAACTTCCTGCCGGCCATCACCAAGCTGGCGCAGTTGCGCGACATCACGCTGCTGGCGCTCGGCGGGATCTACTCGGCGACCCACGACTCGTTCGGCGGGATGCCGTGCGCGGAGGCCGTCGAGGCGCTGCACACCGACCTGCTGTTCTGCTCGGTGTCCGCGGTGTCGTCGACGCACGCCTTCCACCAGGAGGAGGAGATCGTCCTGGTGAAGCGGGCCATGCTGCGCTCGGCAAGGACCAAGGTGCTGCTGGTCGACCACGCCAAACTGCAGCGCACCGCCCTGCACCGGCTCGCTCCACTGACCGACTTCGACGTGGTGATCGTCGACGAGAAGACCCCGAAGAACCTGATCGACCCACTGCGCGACCACGGCGCGACCGTGGAGGTCGCCGAACTATGA
- a CDS encoding inositol monophosphatase family protein, translating into MPAAPKLVDLRELAVRLAFAAGAELLARQRSLSIDAAGVETKSSASDPVSDADRASEKLIADGLTAARPGDGLLGEEGASRASTTGLTWVIDPLDGTVNYLYGRLDWCVSIAVEDEQGALAGAVHQPRTGTTWSAVRDAGAHRDDQRLGPPRRTELPSALVSTGFSYLPERRAEQAEVLRQVLPAVRDIRRGGSAALDLCSVADGTADAYYEHVIQPWDVAAGALIARESGATVVRGPGTAFPQGILASAPAVAAPLQELLTRRSV; encoded by the coding sequence ATGCCCGCTGCCCCGAAGCTTGTTGACCTCCGCGAACTGGCCGTTCGGCTGGCGTTCGCGGCGGGTGCCGAGTTGCTGGCCCGTCAGCGGAGTCTGTCGATCGACGCGGCCGGTGTCGAGACCAAATCCTCGGCGAGTGACCCGGTCAGCGACGCCGACCGTGCCTCGGAGAAGCTGATCGCCGACGGGCTCACCGCCGCCCGTCCCGGCGACGGCCTGCTCGGCGAGGAAGGCGCTTCGCGCGCTTCGACCACCGGCCTGACCTGGGTGATCGATCCGCTCGACGGCACGGTCAACTACCTGTACGGCCGCCTCGACTGGTGCGTCTCGATCGCCGTCGAGGACGAGCAGGGTGCGCTCGCCGGAGCGGTCCATCAACCGCGCACCGGTACGACGTGGTCCGCCGTACGCGATGCCGGTGCCCACCGCGACGACCAGCGGCTCGGCCCGCCAAGGAGGACCGAGTTGCCGTCGGCCCTGGTGTCGACAGGCTTCTCGTATCTGCCGGAGCGCCGGGCGGAGCAGGCGGAGGTCCTGCGACAGGTACTGCCGGCCGTCCGCGACATCCGTCGTGGTGGTTCGGCCGCCCTCGACCTGTGCTCGGTCGCCGACGGTACGGCGGACGCGTACTACGAGCACGTCATCCAGCCGTGGGACGTCGCCGCCGGCGCCCTGATCGCCCGCGAATCCGGCGCCACCGTCGTCCGCGGCCCCGGAACGGCTTTCCCGCAAGGCATCCTGGCGTCCGCCCCCGCAGTGGCCGCCCCGCTTCAGGAGTTACTCACAAGGAGGTCGGTGTGA
- a CDS encoding FGGY-family carbohydrate kinase, which translates to MDIGVDVGTTVTKAVAFDAAGRPLAEASRPTRLLHRSPGRFEHETSEVVASVNEVVGELAGTVGTRPDVLAITAQGDGLWLVDPDGTPVRPAISWLDARSSPILERWTADGVAEHVFRRSGNRMFPGASGPLLAAVLAEEPDVVERAGTAAYCKDVVMQALTGVRATDVSDASAPFLDPRTGEYDEEALAATALSGVSHLLAPVAPHGPVGELRDDSTGLVAGTRVSAGPYDLPAAAAGAGVTEPGDALLTVGTTLACQVVTRDLPVDGEPAGLFLGTWTPGVWLRAMPAMVGTAALDRVLALVGVGTDQLPTLLADSPPGASGVTVLPYLSEAGERAPFVDTRARGTIDGISLSTTTADLVRATCEGIAYAARHCLEAAGWTGRVTVCGGGARSNEWTQILADVLNAPLHTAEAEQVAARGAVICARRAVDPDSAGIGWIAETRQVDPDPARATFYAEGYAHYLRRIESARPRWSDPAPTFSGVR; encoded by the coding sequence ATGGACATCGGCGTTGACGTAGGCACCACCGTCACCAAGGCCGTCGCGTTCGACGCCGCCGGGCGCCCGCTGGCCGAGGCTTCCCGGCCGACCAGGTTGTTGCATCGCAGTCCTGGGCGCTTCGAGCACGAGACGTCGGAAGTAGTTGCTTCGGTCAACGAGGTCGTCGGTGAGCTGGCCGGCACCGTGGGAACGCGGCCCGATGTCCTCGCGATCACCGCCCAGGGCGACGGCCTCTGGCTGGTCGATCCGGACGGTACGCCGGTACGCCCGGCGATCTCGTGGCTGGATGCGCGCAGCAGCCCGATCCTCGAGCGGTGGACGGCGGACGGGGTTGCGGAACACGTGTTCCGACGTTCCGGAAACCGGATGTTTCCGGGGGCGTCCGGTCCGCTGCTGGCTGCAGTACTCGCGGAGGAACCCGACGTGGTCGAGCGGGCGGGTACGGCGGCGTACTGCAAGGACGTGGTGATGCAGGCGTTGACCGGCGTACGGGCGACCGATGTGTCCGACGCATCGGCACCGTTCCTTGATCCCAGGACTGGTGAGTACGACGAAGAGGCGTTGGCAGCGACCGCGCTGTCCGGTGTGAGTCATCTGCTGGCGCCTGTTGCCCCGCACGGGCCTGTGGGTGAACTGCGGGACGACTCGACCGGCCTGGTGGCCGGCACCCGCGTGTCCGCGGGACCGTATGACCTTCCGGCCGCGGCGGCAGGCGCCGGAGTGACTGAGCCCGGCGACGCCCTGCTGACGGTCGGCACGACGTTGGCCTGCCAGGTCGTCACCCGTGATTTGCCCGTCGACGGTGAACCGGCCGGCCTGTTCCTCGGCACCTGGACGCCCGGTGTCTGGCTCCGCGCGATGCCCGCCATGGTCGGCACGGCGGCCCTCGACCGCGTCCTCGCCCTTGTCGGCGTCGGCACCGACCAACTGCCGACACTGCTCGCGGACAGCCCACCCGGTGCGTCCGGCGTGACGGTGCTGCCCTACCTGTCCGAGGCCGGCGAACGGGCTCCCTTCGTCGATACCCGCGCCCGCGGAACGATCGACGGCATCTCGCTGTCGACGACGACAGCTGACCTCGTCCGTGCGACCTGCGAAGGCATCGCCTACGCCGCCCGGCACTGCCTGGAGGCGGCGGGCTGGACCGGCCGCGTCACGGTGTGCGGCGGCGGTGCCCGGAGCAACGAGTGGACCCAGATCCTCGCCGACGTCCTGAACGCGCCCCTGCACACCGCCGAGGCCGAGCAGGTCGCCGCGCGGGGTGCGGTGATCTGCGCCCGCCGAGCTGTCGATCCGGACAGCGCCGGAATTGGGTGGATCGCGGAGACCCGCCAGGTCGATCCCGACCCGGCTCGCGCCACGTTCTACGCCGAGGGCTACGCCCACTACCTGCGCCGGATCGAGTCAGCCCGTCCGCGCTGGTCCGACCCAGCACCTACCTTCTCTGGAGTCCGATGA